Sequence from the Camelus dromedarius isolate mCamDro1 chromosome 12, mCamDro1.pat, whole genome shotgun sequence genome:
CTTTCTAGAGCCAGGCACTTTTAATTGTGAAGCCAAAGCTAAGCCtggtgagtggggagggagggaactgGGGAGCATCAAGGTCAGAGCAAGCCCCCTGGGGTCCAAAAGGAGGGTCTTCAAGGTCAGTGTTAGGTGCCCAGACTGGGGCTGGTGGTGAGCCTTAAGCCTGTAGGAGAGCTGGGGTTCCAGGGGATTAGGGTGGAGCCCCTGGGGCAGTGCTCTGGGGCCAGGGTCCCTGGGTCAGGACGGGGACAGGGCCCAGCCTGTCAGTCATAGTCTGAGTCGTCGAACTTGGTGCTGAAGAAGGCGGCAGAGCCCTTGGCCAGCCGGGACAGGTGCAGGGCGCCAGTCACCACCAGCGCCAGGAGCAGCAGAGGCGGCACCAATGCCCACATAGTGGCCAGGATGTTGTAGCACTTGGCTTTGGAGCCAAAACGCCGGGCTGCCTCGAGGTCTCCAGCCATCTTCTGGTCTCGGGCCTGCAGACCAGCAGCACGGCCAGGTCACTACACATGCTTGGGGCCGGGGGCCCTGCCACCCCTACCCCAGGCAGCCACTAGGTCCACAGCTTGGAGGACCCGTGCTGGACCCAAAATCGGGCTGGAGAGGTGTGGCCTGAGGGGATATTACCTGGGCTGACCCACTCCCTTCACTGCCTCCAACTGGACACATGAGCTTGGTGCCCTCGGGGGTGGGGGTTAAGGGGGCCGCAGCCTAA
This genomic interval carries:
- the IFITM5 gene encoding interferon-induced transmembrane protein 5 isoform X3, yielding MDTSYPREDPRAPTPRKADGAPHTALTLGAPGPPPRDHLIWSVFSTLYLNLCCLGFLALAYSIKARDQKMAGDLEAARRFGSKAKCYNILATMWALVPPLLLLALVVTGALHLSRLAKGSAAFFSTKFDDSDYD